One Myxococcota bacterium DNA segment encodes these proteins:
- a CDS encoding agmatinase family protein: MTHEIYDAPCDPMTARFQILPVPFDATTSYRSGTANGPAAIFAASVQVDLRDVDVGSPYLAGIHMAPIPEDVLKRNAQATASKDPEVVNKLTAQNNAFTYEWSKGILAKGQTPVILGGDHSVPLGNIRACAEHHESIGILHIDAHADLRQGYNDFADSHASIMYNVVTQVPQVARLIQVGVRDYCDEEADLIDGSSGRVQTFFDPDLRRARMSGKLMPFFENIISHLPQKVYLSVDIDGLDPTLCPSTGTPVPGGLRFDEFVTLLEILASSGKTIIGLDLVEVAVPSDLAKDSWGECWDANVGARVLYKMIGFALKTYT; encoded by the coding sequence ATGACTCACGAAATTTATGATGCGCCGTGCGATCCAATGACTGCACGGTTTCAGATTTTGCCAGTGCCGTTTGATGCTACAACCTCTTATCGCTCGGGGACAGCCAATGGACCGGCGGCTATTTTTGCGGCCAGTGTTCAGGTCGATTTACGTGACGTCGATGTCGGCTCGCCTTATTTGGCCGGGATTCACATGGCGCCGATTCCAGAAGACGTGCTAAAGCGCAATGCGCAGGCTACCGCCAGCAAAGATCCTGAAGTTGTTAATAAACTTACGGCTCAAAATAATGCTTTCACTTATGAATGGTCAAAAGGAATTTTGGCAAAAGGCCAGACACCGGTGATCTTGGGTGGTGATCACAGTGTGCCCTTGGGCAACATTCGTGCCTGCGCGGAACATCATGAAAGCATCGGTATTTTGCACATTGATGCGCATGCAGACCTTAGACAGGGCTATAACGATTTCGCCGATTCGCACGCATCCATCATGTATAACGTGGTGACACAGGTGCCCCAGGTTGCGCGTCTGATCCAAGTCGGCGTGCGCGATTATTGCGATGAAGAAGCGGATTTGATTGACGGCAGCAGCGGCCGGGTTCAAACTTTTTTCGATCCGGACCTGAGACGCGCCCGGATGAGCGGCAAACTCATGCCCTTTTTTGAAAACATAATCAGTCACCTGCCGCAAAAAGTTTACTTATCGGTTGATATAGATGGCCTGGATCCAACCCTTTGCCCAAGCACCGGAACCCCGGTACCGGGTGGTCTCAGATTCGACGAGTTTGTCACCTTGCTGGAGATTTTAGCTAGCTCAGGGAAAACAATCATCGGCCTGGATTTGGTGGAAGTCGCAGTGCCATCAGACTTAGCCAAGGACAGCTGGGGCGAGTGCTGGGATGCCAATGTAGGCGCCCGGGTACTGTATAAGATGATAGGCTTTGCATTAAAGACCTACACTTGA
- the rpe gene encoding ribulose-phosphate 3-epimerase: MVLIAPSILSADWSRLAEEVRAIDHAGADWIHLDVMDGHFVPNLTFGPKMIGTIRKLTGKFLDAHLMITQPELWIERYVQAGADSITIHAEACADLPGAISMIKALGKKAGVALRPDTSETILEGLWDDIDMVLVMTVEPGFGGQSFMPGPVDKIGRIKAVSKCLIQVDGGINATTADIVKKAGADVLVAGSYVFDNDYAQAIATLKGFA, from the coding sequence ATGGTTTTAATCGCCCCTTCGATTTTGTCTGCTGATTGGTCTCGCTTGGCTGAAGAGGTGCGCGCGATCGATCACGCCGGTGCGGATTGGATCCATTTGGATGTGATGGACGGTCATTTTGTGCCGAATCTAACATTTGGCCCTAAAATGATCGGGACCATTCGAAAGCTTACGGGTAAATTTCTGGATGCGCATTTAATGATTACTCAACCGGAATTATGGATCGAGCGTTATGTCCAGGCTGGGGCGGATTCGATTACCATTCATGCGGAAGCTTGCGCGGATCTGCCGGGTGCGATTTCGATGATTAAGGCACTGGGAAAAAAGGCTGGTGTGGCGCTTCGGCCAGATACTTCCGAGACGATCTTGGAAGGCTTGTGGGATGACATTGATATGGTGTTGGTCATGACGGTGGAGCCGGGTTTTGGCGGGCAGTCTTTCATGCCTGGGCCGGTGGATAAAATCGGCCGGATTAAAGCCGTTTCGAAATGTTTGATTCAAGTTGACGGTGGTATTAATGCAACCACCGCGGACATTGTGAAAAAAGCCGGCGCGGATGTATTGGTGGCGGGCTCATATGTATTTGATAACGATTACGCTCAGGCGATCGCTACCTTAAAGGGCTTTGCATAA